In Montipora capricornis isolate CH-2021 chromosome 4, ASM3666992v2, whole genome shotgun sequence, a single genomic region encodes these proteins:
- the LOC138044839 gene encoding uncharacterized protein: MEEWCRFLVEGHQSNWDRLRRIVAWLIRAFRIPVRPQSQIGVHRNSKTSLKFSPTPLTVVDVTEAEKKIVKAVQAQSFPVETDKTVLTGQLDRLKPFEDEGILRVGGRLKHSELQYGAKYPMILPGKHQATRLIVLHYHYLNGHVGSHQVLAEIRQRFWIVKGVSSVKRVLSKCHVCNRQSAKLGEQMTAQLPVVRVSSDSDRIIYPFAAVGLDYFGPLYVKTGPNTRSKKNATLNKRYGCIFTCLRYRAVHIEVAEDLSTDSFINAVLRFVGRRGPPRIIYSDNGTNFRGAELDVVKALQVWDQEKIKTTLTRRGIDWKFNPPAASHQGGVWERLIRSIRRILYSLVGERLLNDEALRTFLVEVEKILNDRPITPVSSDPQDLEALTPNHILLLRRNPSSAPDVFKESDKFKARWKHIHLLADHFWQRWTKEYLPTLQERQKWLRPQPNFD, encoded by the exons ATGGAAGAATGGTGCAGATTTCTTGTGGAAGGACACCAA TCAAATTGGGACCGGCTACGAAGAATAGTTGCTTGGCTCATTCGTGCCTTTCGCATACCCGTACGTCCACAGTCACAGATTGGAGTGCACCGAAATtcaaaaacaagcttaaagTTCAGTCCTACACCATTGACAGTCGTTGATGTTACTGAGGCAGAGAAGAAGATTGTTAAGGCCGTACAGGCACAGTCGTTCCCTGTTGAGACTGATAAGACGGTGTTAACAGGTCAACTTGATCGACTTAAACCATTTGAAGATGAAGGAATACTACGTGTTGGAGGAAGATTGAAGCATTCAGAGCTGCAGTATGGTGCTAAGTACCCCATGATACTACCAGGAAAGCATCAAGCTACAAGGTTGATAGTTCTTCATTACCATTATTTGAATGGGCATGTAGGAAGCCATCAAGTTCTTGCTGAAATTAGACAACGGTTCTGGATAGTCAAGGGAGTGTCTTCAGTTAAGCGCGTCCTCAGCAAGTGCCATGTTTGCAACCGTCAGAGTGCCAAGTTGGGAGAGCAAATGACAGCGCAGCTTCCAGTAGTTCGAGTCTCATCAGACAGTGATAGAATCATCTATCCATTTGCAGCAGTAGGGCTAGACTATTTTGGACCCCTTTATGTAAAGACCGGGCCCAACACCAGATCAAAGAAGAATGCAACCCTGAACAAGCGCTATGGATGCATCTTCACTTGCTTAAGGTATAGAGCAGTCCACATAGAAGTGGCCGAAGACCTCTCTACAGATAGTTTCATCAATGCAGTTTTGCGCTTCGTTGGTCGACGAGGTCCTCCAAGGATTATCTACAGTGATAATGGTACCAACTTCAGAGGAGCGGAGTTAGACGTCGTCAAAGCTTTGCAAGTGTGGGATCAGGAGAAGATTAAGACCACCTTGACCCGAAGAGGTATCGACTGGAAGTTCAATCCGCCAGCGGCGAGTCACCAAGGCGGAGTTTGGGAAAGACTGATACGTTCCATCAGAAGAATCTTGTACTCATTAGTTGGAGAACGCCTTCTAAATGATGAAGCATTACGGACATTTCTGGTAGAAGTGGAGAAGATTTTGAATGATAGACCTATTACACCAGTGTCAAGTGATCCGCAAGATCTAGAAGCACTAACGCCAAATCACATCCTTCTGTTGCGCAGAAACCCCTCATCTGCTCCAGATGTGTTTAAAGAATCAGATAAGTTCAAAGCAAGATGGAAGCACATTCATCTCCTTGCAGATCATTTTTGGCAACGGTGGACTAAAGAGTACTTGCCAACACTTCAGGAGCGCCAAAAGTGGTTGCGTCCTCAGCCAAACTTTGACTGA